One region of Oryza sativa Japonica Group chromosome 5, ASM3414082v1 genomic DNA includes:
- the LOC107280835 gene encoding uncharacterized protein, translating into MKREGWQHGAVRVNRSKLLRIEAAAEKAGEAAVVAAPSKPTNASRITGKCRRPRCRGCHDHPADKARDKAKGAHKLRACDVALNHRLVSWRVVDSAGAWAAGTGIPDYKGASASAVLAYLAGGSSYHEDDDDGGAPALEAAPPASGSGLSDLYDLIVGHHAAARQEPDTARATDIEVANKDGIEEEPDQDAAAASGEEEEEDDMGFFMVGITIALEFSDGEEDWIVVEEI; encoded by the coding sequence atgaAGAGGGAGGGATGGCAGCACGGCGCGGTCCGGGTCAACCGCAGCAAGCTTCTGCggatcgaggcggcggcggagaaggctggggaggcggcggtggtcgcgGCGCCGTCGAAGCCGACGAACGCGTCGAGGATCACGGGCAAGTGCCGGCGGCCGCGGTGCCGCGGGTGCCACGACCACCCCGCGGACAAGGCCCGGGACAAGGCGAAGGGGGCGCACAAGCTCCGGGCCTGCGACGTCGCGCTCAACCACCGCCTCGTGTCCTGGCGCGTCGTCGACAGCGCCGGGGCGTGGGCGGCCGGCACGGGAATCCCGGACTACAAGGGCGCCTCCGCGTCCGCCGTGCTGGCCTACCTCGCCGGGGGGAGCAGCTAccacgaggacgacgacgacgggggcgCCCCCGCCCTGGAAGCCGCCCCGCCGGCCAGCGGCAGCGGCCTCTCTGACCTGTACGACCTCATCGtcggccaccacgccgccgcccgccaagAGCCGGACACGGCGCGCGCCACTGACATAGAAGTAGCAAACAAGGACGGAATCGAGGAGGAGCCGGATCAagatgcagcagcagcgtctggtgaagaggaggaagaagacgacatGGGCTTCTTCATGGTGGGGATCACAATTGCGCTGGAGTTCTCAGATGGGGAGGAAGACTGGATCGTGGTGGAGGAGATCTGA